Proteins encoded in a region of the Paenibacillus wynnii genome:
- a CDS encoding YqkE family protein, with protein sequence MAKKKKTPSAPRTPAAEGPATLKDLLSSEVLGKLKAQSDELKAEENNRKELARKAVEDKRIAEQKRLENDFEHLLKNSSQDWHKYK encoded by the coding sequence GTGGCTAAAAAGAAGAAAACACCAAGTGCACCTCGAACCCCTGCTGCTGAGGGTCCGGCTACATTGAAAGATTTGCTGAGCAGCGAAGTTCTGGGCAAGCTTAAGGCACAGAGTGACGAATTGAAGGCAGAGGAGAACAACCGCAAAGAGCTCGCTCGCAAAGCCGTAGAGGATAAGCGGATAGCAGAGCAGAAGCGGCTGGAGAATGATTTTGAACATCTATTGAAGAATAGCAGTCAGGATTGGCATAAGTACAAATAA
- a CDS encoding metallophosphoesterase family protein: MRVGVVSDTHMTRMSKALPQALTEEFRKVDLILHLGDWVDMEIYEQLAMLAPVEGIAGNNDGQEIIQRFGERKIIQLDGLRIGMVHGHTPYSGKGTDGNALKAFSDEQVDCILFGHSHQPLMRNEKGILLFNPGSPTDKRREKLYSFGLMDIENRQISARHVFYDSKK, from the coding sequence TTGAGAGTAGGAGTCGTATCGGATACACACATGACGAGAATGTCGAAAGCCCTGCCGCAGGCACTTACGGAGGAATTCCGGAAGGTTGATCTAATTCTGCATCTAGGTGATTGGGTGGACATGGAAATTTATGAACAGCTGGCAATGTTAGCTCCGGTAGAAGGGATTGCCGGGAACAATGACGGACAGGAAATCATACAACGGTTTGGGGAACGCAAAATCATTCAGCTTGACGGACTGCGTATAGGAATGGTCCACGGGCATACCCCGTACTCTGGTAAGGGAACCGATGGGAATGCCTTGAAGGCTTTTTCCGATGAACAGGTGGATTGCATCTTATTTGGACACTCTCATCAGCCTTTAATGAGGAACGAGAAGGGAATCCTATTGTTCAACCCAGGCTCACCCACTGATAAACGGCGTGAGAAGCTGTATTCTTTTGGATTAATGGATATAGAGAATAGGCAAATCAGTGCCCGTCATGTCTTTTACGATTCCAAAAAATAA
- a CDS encoding SDR family oxidoreductase, with protein sequence MKGKIVIVTGGNSGMGLATTVDLARRGATVIMACRSRKRGEEALAQARQQSGSGDIELMLCDLASLESIRSFVKEFTDNYSVLDILINNAGVVSVKRQLTADGFELDLGVNHLGHFLLTNLLLEPLTRAEQGRIVVVASGAYKIGALHYKDPTLSRGYNPAKAYARSKLANILFTKELAVRLKGTGVTVNCVHPGAVGTNIGVNRETGFGQSVLKLLSFFFLTPAQGADTAIYLATAPELAEVTGQYFYRRKVKELSARAENMQEAGRLWSWSEEQVGLE encoded by the coding sequence ATGAAGGGGAAAATCGTGATTGTAACCGGAGGCAACTCCGGGATGGGGCTAGCTACGACGGTAGATCTGGCACGCAGGGGTGCTACAGTAATAATGGCTTGCCGCAGTCGTAAGCGTGGAGAAGAAGCACTAGCTCAGGCCAGGCAGCAGAGCGGAAGCGGAGATATCGAACTGATGCTTTGTGATCTGGCGTCCTTAGAGAGCATCCGCAGCTTCGTGAAGGAATTCACGGACAACTATAGTGTGCTGGATATCCTTATCAATAATGCCGGGGTTGTCTCCGTCAAACGCCAGCTTACAGCAGACGGCTTCGAGTTGGATCTGGGTGTTAATCATTTGGGTCACTTTCTACTGACCAATCTACTGCTTGAACCCCTGACAAGAGCTGAACAAGGGCGAATTGTAGTAGTGGCCTCCGGCGCGTACAAGATTGGAGCCCTTCATTATAAGGATCCGACTCTTTCCCGCGGCTATAATCCAGCTAAGGCCTATGCAAGGTCCAAGTTGGCGAATATTCTGTTTACCAAAGAGCTGGCGGTCCGACTGAAAGGGACGGGTGTCACCGTAAATTGCGTGCATCCGGGGGCGGTGGGTACCAATATCGGTGTGAATCGAGAAACGGGTTTTGGACAATCTGTCTTGAAGTTGCTGTCCTTTTTCTTTTTAACACCCGCGCAGGGAGCAGATACGGCGATTTACCTGGCTACCGCACCCGAGCTTGCTGAAGTAACGGGTCAGTATTTTTACCGGCGTAAAGTTAAGGAGCTGTCTGCCAGAGCAGAGAACATGCAGGAGGCAGGACGGCTGTGGAGTTGGAGCGAAGAACAGGTTGGACTAGAGTGA
- a CDS encoding GNAT family N-acetyltransferase has protein sequence MQRFQIERVSLENIELVVPLFDEYRVFYGQPSDTEAARDFLSARLNLNESTIFIAVEENSEGKRAAGFTQLYPSFSSVSMQRVWILNDLFVTTSSRGNGVGSLLLEAAREWAVTTGAKGLSLATMTENTGAQRLYEASGYVRDCDFYSYNLYF, from the coding sequence ATGCAGAGATTTCAAATTGAACGCGTAAGTCTGGAGAATATAGAGCTGGTCGTTCCGCTTTTTGACGAATACCGGGTATTTTATGGTCAACCATCCGATACTGAGGCTGCGCGAGATTTTCTGTCAGCACGGCTGAATTTGAACGAAAGTACTATTTTTATAGCAGTGGAAGAAAATTCAGAGGGTAAACGTGCTGCAGGCTTCACACAGCTCTATCCGTCATTCTCTTCCGTATCTATGCAGCGTGTATGGATACTCAACGACCTGTTTGTAACAACTTCGTCGCGCGGCAACGGTGTCGGATCTCTACTGTTGGAAGCTGCCCGCGAATGGGCGGTGACGACGGGAGCCAAAGGCTTATCTCTGGCAACCATGACAGAAAATACGGGTGCACAGCGTCTATATGAAGCAAGCGGATACGTGAGAGATTGTGATTTTTACAGTTATAATCTTTACTTTTAA
- a CDS encoding GNAT family N-acetyltransferase: MEWQHSSIEDAALEDLTAIVDIYNSTIAGRVVTADLEPISVKDRENWYHEHNSHHRPLWVLKMDGEIAAWLSFQSFYGRPAYNGTAEISIYVSENFRGSGAGSILLSKALEESPRLGLKNLVGFVFGHNEPSLRLLQKFGFTQWGVLPGVAELDGIERDLVIIGRKL, encoded by the coding sequence ATGGAGTGGCAGCATAGTAGTATTGAAGACGCAGCATTGGAAGATTTAACGGCAATTGTAGATATTTATAACTCTACCATAGCAGGTCGGGTAGTAACTGCAGATCTGGAACCCATTAGTGTGAAGGACAGAGAGAACTGGTATCATGAGCACAATAGCCATCATCGGCCGTTATGGGTATTGAAGATGGACGGGGAAATCGCAGCGTGGCTTAGTTTTCAGTCGTTCTATGGCAGACCTGCCTATAACGGGACTGCAGAGATCAGTATTTATGTAAGTGAGAATTTCCGTGGTAGCGGAGCCGGCAGCATCCTGTTAAGCAAGGCGCTGGAGGAAAGCCCGCGGCTTGGTCTGAAGAATCTTGTGGGCTTTGTATTCGGACATAACGAACCTAGCTTGCGGCTGCTGCAAAAGTTCGGTTTTACCCAATGGGGAGTGCTGCCCGGGGTAGCCGAACTGGATGGTATCGAGCGTGATCTGGTCATTATCGGCCGTAAATTATAA